One part of the Gammaproteobacteria bacterium genome encodes these proteins:
- a CDS encoding endonuclease, giving the protein MRLLLYNIRYATGYGPAFHLPVPGAGYLRPNRKNLERITRFIQSQDADVVGLIEVDTGSLRSGINQADAIAVAIGHYSTYQCKYGEDSLGNRVPILRKQGNAFLAAPRVHGERFHYFDTGIKRLIIELELEDVAIFLVHLSLKYRHRQYQLRHLHDLVKASEKPVVVAGDFNTFWGEHEIYLFMQATGLSSANEQGLPSYPSRQPRKELDFVLYGAGINLTGFHIPLVDYSDHLPLVVDFEVEKDEPEAPA; this is encoded by the coding sequence ATGCGATTGCTGCTATACAACATCCGTTATGCGACCGGGTATGGCCCCGCTTTCCACCTGCCGGTGCCGGGTGCAGGTTATCTCCGGCCAAACCGGAAAAATCTCGAGCGAATCACCCGGTTTATCCAGTCGCAGGATGCCGACGTAGTCGGCCTGATTGAAGTCGATACCGGATCGCTGCGTTCAGGTATCAACCAGGCCGATGCAATAGCGGTAGCCATCGGCCACTATTCAACCTACCAGTGCAAGTATGGCGAAGATTCCCTCGGAAATCGTGTGCCGATACTGCGCAAACAAGGCAACGCCTTCCTCGCCGCGCCGCGCGTCCACGGTGAACGCTTTCATTACTTCGACACGGGCATCAAGCGGCTGATCATTGAACTGGAACTGGAGGACGTCGCAATATTCCTGGTGCACCTGTCACTCAAATACCGCCACCGGCAATACCAGCTGCGTCATCTGCACGACCTGGTCAAAGCGAGCGAGAAACCGGTGGTTGTCGCCGGTGATTTCAATACATTCTGGGGTGAGCACGAAATCTACCTGTTCATGCAGGCGACGGGCTTGTCCAGCGCCAATGAACAGGGGTTGCCCTCCTATCCAAGTCGCCAGCCGCGCAAGGAACTCGATTTCGTGCTCTATGGCGCCGGCATCAATCTGACCGGTTTTCACATCCCGCTGGTGGATTATTCCGACCACCTGCCGCTGGTGGTTGATTTCGAGGTGGAAAAAGACGAGCCGGAGGCGCCAGCATAG
- the typA gene encoding translational GTPase TypA: MIEKLRNIAIIAHVDHGKTTLVDQLLRQSGTLAARGEQQERVMDSNDLERERGITILSKNTALRWNDYRINIVDTPGHADFGGEVERVLSMVDTVLLLVDAVDGPMPQTRFVTQKAFMHGFRPIVVINKVDRDGARPDWVLDQTFELFDRLGGTDEQLDFPVVYTSAIQGTSGLDPSAMTPDMEVLFQTIVEQCPPPPVNADGPFQLQISVLDYSSYIGAIGIGRIARGSVRRNDPVSVIDLAGQVRREKIAQILGFSGLDRVEVQEASAGDIVAVAGIEHPQISDTLCDPQEVQALPPLTVDEPTISMTFETNTSPFAGREGRFVTSRQIRERLTREAMHNVALRVEDTDDPEKFTVSGRGELHLAVLIETMRREGYEMAVSRPRVVVRDNNGVREEPYEVLTVDVEEQHQGSVMEALGERGGELENLVPDGQGRVRLDYLIPARGLIGFQTEFRTLTSGTGLLHHVFDHYGPVHERAIARRSAGVLISKGRGKALAYALANLQERGRLFVAPGDEIYEGQIVGINSRDNDLTVNPLKAKQLTNIRASGRDENVQLSPPVRFTLEQSMEFIDDDELLEVTPASMRLRKRFLLEHERKRASRQQPGA, encoded by the coding sequence ATGATCGAAAAGCTGCGAAATATCGCCATTATCGCCCATGTTGACCATGGCAAGACGACGCTGGTTGACCAGCTCCTGCGGCAGTCCGGCACGCTGGCTGCGCGCGGTGAGCAACAGGAACGGGTGATGGACTCGAACGACCTGGAGCGCGAACGGGGTATCACCATCCTGTCGAAAAATACCGCGCTGCGCTGGAATGATTACCGTATCAACATAGTCGACACCCCCGGCCACGCTGATTTTGGTGGCGAGGTGGAGCGGGTGCTGTCGATGGTCGATACGGTCCTGCTCCTGGTCGACGCCGTCGACGGACCAATGCCCCAGACCCGCTTCGTCACCCAGAAAGCATTCATGCATGGCTTCCGGCCCATCGTCGTGATCAACAAGGTCGATCGCGATGGCGCCCGCCCGGACTGGGTGCTGGACCAGACTTTCGAACTGTTCGACCGCCTGGGTGGTACGGATGAACAGCTCGATTTTCCGGTCGTTTATACCTCGGCAATCCAGGGCACCTCCGGACTTGATCCGTCCGCGATGACCCCGGATATGGAAGTTCTTTTTCAGACCATCGTCGAACAATGCCCGCCACCGCCGGTCAACGCCGATGGTCCGTTCCAGCTGCAAATCAGCGTGCTTGATTACTCGAGCTATATCGGCGCCATCGGCATTGGTCGCATCGCCCGTGGCAGCGTTCGGCGCAATGACCCGGTATCCGTCATCGACCTGGCCGGACAGGTTCGGCGGGAGAAGATCGCGCAGATACTCGGTTTTTCGGGCCTCGACCGGGTCGAGGTGCAGGAGGCATCCGCCGGCGACATCGTCGCGGTGGCCGGGATCGAGCATCCGCAGATATCCGACACGCTGTGCGACCCGCAGGAAGTGCAGGCATTGCCGCCGCTTACTGTGGACGAGCCCACCATCAGTATGACTTTTGAAACCAATACGTCGCCGTTTGCCGGGCGCGAAGGGCGCTTTGTTACCAGCCGGCAGATACGCGAACGGCTGACACGCGAGGCCATGCATAACGTGGCACTGCGGGTCGAGGATACCGATGACCCGGAAAAATTCACGGTATCAGGCCGCGGCGAGCTGCACCTTGCGGTTCTGATAGAAACGATGCGGCGCGAGGGCTACGAGATGGCCGTGTCGCGACCGCGCGTAGTTGTCAGAGACAACAACGGTGTCCGTGAGGAACCCTATGAGGTTCTTACCGTTGACGTCGAAGAACAACACCAGGGCTCGGTGATGGAGGCGCTGGGTGAGCGTGGCGGTGAACTGGAAAACCTGGTCCCGGATGGCCAGGGCAGGGTGAGGCTCGATTACCTCATTCCGGCGCGCGGGCTGATCGGCTTCCAGACCGAGTTTCGCACGCTTACCTCCGGTACCGGCCTGCTGCATCATGTATTCGACCACTACGGGCCTGTGCACGAGCGCGCCATTGCCAGGCGCAGCGCCGGTGTGCTGATTTCCAAAGGCCGTGGCAAGGCACTGGCCTATGCACTGGCAAACCTGCAGGAACGCGGGCGCCTGTTTGTCGCCCCGGGCGACGAAATATACGAAGGGCAAATTGTCGGGATAAACAGCCGTGACAATGACCTGACGGTCAATCCGCTGAAAGCCAAGCAGCTCACAAATATTCGTGCCTCCGGCCGTGACGAAAACGTCCAGCTATCTCCGCCCGTACGTTTCACTCTGGAGCAGTCGATGGAGTTCATTGATGACGATGAGCTGCTGGAGGTAACGCCGGCCAGCATGCGCCTGCGCAAACGCTTCCTGCTCGAACACGAGCGTAAACGGGCGTCGCGGCAGCAGCCCGGTGCATAG
- a CDS encoding response regulator, which yields MDQQQPDNVLVVDDDAAVRTLVRATLSARGVRVTEAGNGQLGLDEVRRAPGQFDLILMDYHMPELDGIRAAQAMRACAPGAPVVLMSTEDLSPQLEQIKVSGFLPKPFRAQQLIQLVDSHLQRRS from the coding sequence GTGGACCAGCAGCAGCCTGACAATGTACTGGTAGTTGACGACGACGCAGCGGTCCGAACTCTGGTGCGGGCAACGCTGAGTGCCCGTGGTGTCAGGGTGACGGAGGCGGGCAACGGCCAGCTTGGCCTGGACGAGGTGCGCCGCGCCCCCGGTCAATTTGACCTGATTCTCATGGACTACCACATGCCCGAACTCGATGGCATCCGCGCAGCACAGGCCATGCGTGCGTGTGCGCCAGGTGCGCCGGTGGTGCTGATGAGTACCGAAGACCTGTCGCCGCAGCTGGAGCAGATCAAAGTGTCCGGCTTCCTGCCAAAACCCTTCCGCGCTCAACAGCTGATCCAGCTTGTTGACAGCCATCTGCAGCGCCGCAGCTAG
- the speB gene encoding agmatinase — protein MSDADLSGAGSSTYANVFTYMGLPLSRDLGACDAVVMGLPYDLATSARPGARFGPNAIRQASAQLRWEKRRWPWQFALKERLRVIDYGDLSFAEGDSADLVETAAHHSAAVVAAGKFLLSFGGDHFVSLPLLRGITKKCGKLALLHFDAHTDTEETDLEYYHGSMFYRALQEELLDPSRSIQLGIRTEFDSNRHELEVLDAPWVNSRSADDAVARIRQRIGDAPVYLSIDIDCLDPAYAPGTGTPVAGGMTTDKLLQIVRGLGDLDIVAADVTEVAPAYDPAEITALAAATVALEILYLKAARAAG, from the coding sequence ATGAGCGACGCTGACCTGAGCGGTGCTGGCAGCAGCACCTATGCCAACGTGTTTACCTACATGGGGCTGCCGCTGAGTCGTGACCTTGGCGCTTGCGATGCGGTCGTCATGGGCCTGCCCTATGACCTGGCGACTTCGGCGCGCCCGGGAGCCCGTTTCGGACCAAACGCAATTCGGCAGGCTTCTGCCCAGCTGCGCTGGGAAAAAAGGCGCTGGCCGTGGCAATTTGCTCTGAAAGAGCGATTGCGGGTGATCGACTATGGCGACCTGTCATTTGCCGAAGGTGACAGCGCAGACCTGGTTGAGACTGCTGCTCACCATTCCGCGGCAGTCGTCGCGGCCGGGAAATTCCTGCTGAGTTTCGGCGGCGACCATTTCGTATCCCTGCCGTTGTTGCGTGGGATTACCAAAAAGTGCGGCAAACTTGCTCTGCTGCATTTCGATGCGCATACCGATACCGAGGAAACCGACCTCGAGTACTACCACGGCTCGATGTTTTATCGTGCGTTGCAGGAGGAGCTGCTTGATCCGTCACGCAGCATTCAGCTGGGCATCCGTACTGAATTCGATAGCAACCGGCATGAACTGGAAGTGCTGGATGCACCGTGGGTCAACAGCCGGTCCGCCGATGATGCTGTCGCGCGTATTCGCCAGCGCATCGGTGACGCGCCTGTTTACCTGAGTATTGACATTGACTGTCTCGACCCGGCCTACGCGCCCGGTACCGGCACCCCGGTTGCCGGTGGTATGACCACCGACAAGCTGCTGCAGATTGTACGTGGCCTCGGCGACCTGGATATCGTCGCCGCTGACGTTACGGAAGTTGCGCCGGCCTATGACCCGGCCGAAATAACCGCCCTGGCGGCGGCTACGGTGGCGCTGGAGATCCTCTACCTCAAGGCGGCGCGGGCCGCCGGCTAA
- a CDS encoding HesA/MoeB/ThiF family protein translates to MNTSLRYSRSITLPGWGSDGQQRLGEARVLLVGVGGLGVPAATYLAAAGTGRLVLNDFDSVDESNLARQPLYATADIGKNKAKVAAARLTETNPDCTVEAITKRLDAGQLRAAAADCDVVLDCSDNFATRFAVNQASLETGTPLVSGAAIRFEAQLAVFRFDLQRSPCYRCLYDEAGEELEDCRGQGVVPALVGAVGAAMALEAMRIIVGFGAAVHSKLLVIDALHATGRSVSLPADPACPACQNLD, encoded by the coding sequence ATGAACACCAGTTTGCGGTACAGCCGCAGCATCACGCTGCCCGGCTGGGGGAGCGACGGGCAGCAGCGGCTGGGCGAGGCCCGGGTGTTGCTTGTCGGCGTCGGCGGTCTTGGTGTGCCGGCGGCCACCTACCTGGCGGCTGCGGGTACAGGCCGACTCGTTCTGAATGATTTCGATAGCGTCGATGAATCCAACCTGGCACGGCAACCGCTTTACGCCACAGCGGATATCGGCAAAAACAAGGCAAAGGTCGCGGCAGCTCGCCTGACAGAAACAAATCCGGATTGCACAGTGGAAGCAATTACAAAGCGGCTTGATGCGGGGCAACTTCGCGCGGCAGCGGCTGACTGCGATGTAGTGCTGGACTGTAGTGACAATTTCGCGACGCGCTTTGCGGTCAACCAGGCCAGTCTGGAGACGGGTACACCGCTGGTTTCAGGCGCGGCAATTCGATTCGAGGCACAGCTAGCGGTGTTTCGTTTCGACCTGCAGCGCAGTCCGTGCTATCGCTGCCTTTACGATGAGGCGGGCGAAGAGCTCGAGGACTGCCGTGGCCAGGGGGTGGTGCCTGCTCTGGTCGGCGCCGTGGGGGCTGCCATGGCCCTGGAAGCGATGCGGATCATCGTCGGTTTCGGCGCGGCGGTGCATTCGAAACTACTTGTCATTGATGCTTTGCATGCAACCGGCCGCAGCGTAAGCTTGCCGGCCGACCCGGCATGTCCGGCCTGCCAGAATCTCGATTGA
- a CDS encoding hydroxyacylglutathione hydrolase: MIVEQIWTGNAYRNFNYLIACDETGEALAIDPLDHRKCLALARDRGWEITRVVNTHEHGDHTGGNRAMLQATGAKLLAHHAARIANVDQALKAGDVIRVGHSAELQVLDTPGHTMSHVCLLAHAEQPALFSGDTLFNAGAGNCHNGGHPDELFGTFEQQLATLPAETQVYPGHDYIAHNLGFALDREPGNAVAAKLLEQVSGQDPAEALVTDLATEKDINVFFRLENPQVIERLRETNRQLPSQPSRRDVFLALRELRNRW, from the coding sequence ATGATTGTCGAGCAGATCTGGACCGGGAACGCGTACCGCAACTTTAACTACCTCATTGCCTGCGATGAAACCGGCGAAGCCCTGGCCATCGACCCGCTGGATCACCGCAAGTGCCTGGCTCTGGCACGGGATCGCGGCTGGGAAATTACCCGGGTAGTTAACACCCACGAGCACGGTGATCATACTGGTGGCAACCGGGCAATGCTGCAAGCGACCGGCGCGAAGCTGCTGGCGCATCACGCCGCGCGCATCGCCAATGTTGACCAGGCTTTGAAGGCGGGCGATGTAATACGCGTGGGTCATTCGGCCGAGCTGCAGGTGCTGGACACACCGGGTCACACGATGAGCCATGTTTGCCTGCTGGCGCACGCGGAGCAGCCAGCACTGTTCAGTGGCGATACGCTGTTCAACGCCGGTGCGGGTAATTGCCACAACGGCGGTCACCCCGATGAGTTGTTCGGCACGTTCGAGCAGCAGCTGGCAACGCTACCCGCGGAGACACAGGTTTATCCCGGTCACGATTACATTGCCCATAATCTGGGCTTTGCGCTTGACCGCGAGCCCGGCAACGCGGTGGCGGCTAAGCTGCTGGAACAGGTTAGCGGTCAGGACCCGGCAGAGGCGCTTGTAACAGACCTGGCAACTGAAAAAGACATCAATGTGTTCTTTCGTCTGGAAAATCCACAGGTCATAGAGCGACTGCGTGAGACAAACCGGCAACTGCCGTCACAGCCCTCAAGGCGCGACGTGTTCCTGGCGCTGCGCGAATTACGCAATCGGTGGTAG
- a CDS encoding acetyl-CoA C-acetyltransferase, with translation MESPPVYFVDGARTPFLKARGKPNAFSASDLATHTSRALLTRHLDNAEDIDEVVLGCAMPGVDEANIGRIVALRSGCGHRTPGWTVMRNCASAMQALDSAAKDIITGRARLALAGGTEAMSRAPILFNDDMVDWLADLNAARTTSAKLKTATALRPKNFKPVIGLLHGLTDPLVELNMGQTCEIISHRFGITREQMDEYSARSHNRLAAAYDDGQMDEVEPLYSAAGKVLGEDDGLRRDSTVEKLAKLKPFFDRKVGLVTAANSSQITDGAAMMLMANDAGIADFDLPVMGRLVDVHWAALDPAQMGLGPVHAATPILQRHGLGLNDIDIWEINEAFAGQVLSCLAAWQDEDYCRNELGLDGALGELDMDRLNVDGGAISIGHPVGASGARIVLHALKALERSGGKRAIATLCIGGGQGGAMLLERE, from the coding sequence ATGGAAAGCCCACCAGTATATTTTGTTGACGGCGCCCGTACGCCGTTTCTTAAAGCACGCGGCAAGCCCAATGCTTTCAGCGCCTCGGACCTGGCGACACACACCAGCCGGGCGCTGCTGACGCGACACCTCGACAATGCAGAGGACATTGACGAGGTGGTTCTTGGTTGCGCAATGCCCGGCGTTGACGAGGCCAACATTGGCCGAATCGTGGCGCTGCGATCTGGTTGCGGTCACCGCACGCCGGGTTGGACGGTAATGCGCAACTGTGCATCGGCGATGCAGGCGCTTGACTCGGCTGCCAAGGACATCATCACCGGCCGCGCCCGGCTGGCACTGGCTGGCGGCACGGAGGCCATGAGCCGTGCGCCTATACTGTTCAATGATGACATGGTGGATTGGCTCGCCGACCTGAACGCGGCCCGCACCACCTCGGCCAAGCTGAAAACGGCTACCGCGCTGCGGCCGAAAAATTTCAAACCCGTGATCGGGCTGCTGCATGGTCTGACCGATCCACTGGTCGAACTGAACATGGGCCAGACCTGCGAAATTATTTCCCATCGCTTCGGGATTACCCGTGAACAAATGGACGAGTACTCTGCGCGCAGCCACAATCGACTTGCAGCCGCCTACGATGATGGCCAGATGGATGAAGTCGAGCCATTGTATTCCGCGGCGGGCAAGGTGCTTGGCGAGGACGACGGTTTGCGACGCGACAGCACTGTGGAGAAGCTGGCAAAACTGAAACCGTTTTTTGACCGCAAAGTGGGTCTGGTAACGGCAGCAAACAGTTCGCAGATCACCGACGGTGCAGCGATGATGCTGATGGCTAATGACGCCGGCATTGCCGACTTTGATCTGCCCGTTATGGGTCGCCTGGTCGATGTGCACTGGGCCGCGCTGGATCCGGCGCAAATGGGACTCGGGCCGGTGCATGCGGCGACTCCTATTTTGCAGCGCCACGGACTTGGCCTGAACGATATCGATATCTGGGAAATTAACGAGGCGTTTGCCGGACAGGTGTTGTCGTGCCTGGCGGCATGGCAGGACGAAGACTATTGCCGTAACGAACTGGGCCTTGACGGCGCATTGGGCGAACTCGATATGGATCGTCTCAATGTTGATGGCGGTGCCATCAGTATTGGCCATCCTGTTGGCGCCAGCGGTGCGCGCATCGTGCTGCATGCGTTAAAAGCACTGGAGCGCAGCGGCGGGAAGCGCGCAATTGCTACGTTGTGCATTGGCGGCGGCCAGGGCGGCGCAATGCTGCTCGAGAGGGAATGA
- a CDS encoding class I SAM-dependent methyltransferase: MNRVGLLVSAALVLSACSETPVKPETAGQSAPAAVQLESALERQSAGTRGRYDHRHPRKTLEFFGIRPGMTVLEALPGGGWYSKILVDYLGPDGNLIGADYPMAMWPMFGFFPEEFIEEKKSWVTDWTATANAWRGDSGAPVAAFVFGSMPDKFAGTADVVLFIRALHNLHRFEGQGGFFTTALADAHRALKPGGILGVVQHQAPETMPDERADGSAGYLKKSQLIRKIEQAGFNFVAASAINNNPKDQPGADDVVWRLPPSLVTSREDPELREEMQAIGESNRMTLKFRKR, from the coding sequence ATGAACAGAGTCGGCTTACTCGTTAGCGCAGCTTTAGTGTTGAGTGCCTGCAGCGAAACCCCGGTAAAGCCGGAAACTGCCGGACAATCAGCTCCTGCTGCAGTGCAACTGGAGTCGGCGCTGGAGCGCCAGTCCGCCGGGACCCGGGGTCGTTACGATCACCGTCATCCACGCAAGACTCTCGAATTTTTTGGAATCCGCCCGGGCATGACCGTGCTGGAGGCCTTACCGGGCGGCGGCTGGTACAGCAAGATTCTGGTCGACTACCTCGGCCCGGACGGCAATCTGATCGGCGCAGACTACCCAATGGCAATGTGGCCGATGTTCGGTTTTTTCCCCGAAGAATTTATCGAAGAGAAAAAATCCTGGGTGACCGACTGGACCGCGACGGCAAATGCCTGGCGCGGTGATTCCGGGGCGCCGGTTGCGGCTTTTGTTTTTGGTTCCATGCCGGATAAATTCGCCGGCACTGCCGATGTCGTGTTGTTTATCCGTGCGTTGCACAACCTGCATCGTTTCGAAGGCCAGGGCGGATTTTTCACCACGGCCCTGGCCGATGCCCATCGCGCGCTGAAACCGGGCGGTATCCTGGGTGTGGTGCAACACCAGGCGCCTGAAACGATGCCGGATGAACGGGCCGACGGCTCGGCTGGCTACCTCAAAAAGAGCCAGCTTATTCGAAAGATCGAGCAGGCCGGTTTCAATTTCGTTGCGGCCTCGGCAATTAACAACAACCCCAAGGATCAGCCTGGTGCTGACGATGTAGTGTGGCGGCTGCCGCCCTCGCTGGTGACCAGTCGCGAAGATCCGGAGTTGCGCGAGGAAATGCAGGCTATAGGCGAGTCGAATCGCATGACGCTGAAATTCCGCAAGCGCTGA
- a CDS encoding flagellar biosynthesis protein FlgM, translated as MRWKKGRRSQNIDDRRGQQMRRAGGIGGGAVVIALLAAVFLGQNPATILEQLGGLGGTTSQVPDQRQTAASDEAADFVSVVLADTEDVWNKIFEGAGSRYSPPQLVLYSGATRTDACGLGQAAAGPFYCPGDYKVYIDLSFLNELKRLGAPGDFAFAYVIAHEVGHHIQNLVGTATEVRQAQQRSSKRDQNALQVMMELQADCYAGVWAHHAHRDRQVLEEGDVEEGLAAAASVGDDRLQQSAGRRVHPESFTHGSSEQRAQWFYAGLESGSVNACDTFSG; from the coding sequence ATGCGCTGGAAAAAAGGGCGCCGTAGTCAGAATATCGATGACCGCCGTGGCCAGCAGATGCGCCGTGCCGGCGGCATCGGTGGTGGGGCAGTCGTCATCGCGCTGTTGGCAGCGGTCTTCCTGGGCCAGAACCCGGCGACGATACTGGAGCAACTTGGCGGTCTGGGTGGGACGACATCCCAGGTGCCGGACCAGCGCCAGACGGCCGCGAGCGATGAAGCGGCCGATTTTGTATCCGTGGTGCTGGCCGATACGGAAGACGTGTGGAACAAGATCTTCGAAGGGGCGGGCTCACGCTACAGCCCGCCACAGCTGGTGCTTTATTCCGGTGCGACACGCACCGATGCCTGTGGTCTGGGGCAGGCGGCAGCCGGGCCGTTCTACTGTCCGGGCGATTACAAGGTTTACATTGACCTGAGTTTTCTCAACGAGCTGAAACGGCTCGGCGCACCAGGTGATTTCGCTTTTGCTTACGTTATTGCGCATGAGGTCGGGCATCACATTCAGAACCTGGTGGGAACCGCTACGGAAGTTCGCCAGGCGCAACAGCGGTCCAGTAAACGCGACCAGAATGCGTTGCAGGTCATGATGGAACTGCAGGCTGATTGCTACGCCGGCGTGTGGGCGCATCACGCGCATCGCGACCGGCAGGTCCTCGAAGAGGGCGATGTTGAAGAGGGGCTGGCCGCCGCGGCATCTGTCGGTGACGATCGTCTGCAACAATCGGCCGGACGCCGGGTGCATCCGGAGTCCTTCACGCATGGCTCTTCCGAGCAGCGCGCCCAGTGGTTTTACGCCGGTCTGGAGAGCGGCAGCGTGAACGCCTGTGACACGTTCAGCGGATAA